In one Solanum dulcamara chromosome 1, daSolDulc1.2, whole genome shotgun sequence genomic region, the following are encoded:
- the LOC129897296 gene encoding transcription factor MYB20-like has translation MGRQPCCDKVGLKKGPWTTEEDKKLINFILNNGQCCWRAVPKLAGLLRCGKSCRLRWTNYLRPDLKRGLLSEYEEKMVIDLHAQLGNRWSKIASHLPGRTDNEIKNHWNTHIKKKLKKMGIDPITHKPLSTITIDHTNILEQENQPIQQEKDQDILLPHMDIESSPIDQSAITEIKSEDDDNNNNNNNNTMATSCANNVDSTIVEVNNNGFCIDEVPLIEPHEILVQESTPSTSSSSFSSSSSSNILEDLKFLPSFDEWPLMENNNNMGFGWEMNNDFSSTLDFLLEDDNSDMMINNVTFDESWKFEQLL, from the exons aTGGGGAGACAACCTTGTTGTGACAAAGTTGGATTGAAGAAAGGTCCATGGACAACTGAGGAAGACAAGAAGCTCATTAACTTCATTCTCAATAATGGACAATGTTGTTGGAGAGCTGTCCCTAAACTTGCAG GGCTTTTGAGGTGTGGAAAGAGTTGTAGATTGAGATGGACAAATTATTTAAGGCCAGATTTGAAGAGAGGACTTTTATcagaatatgaagaaaaaatggTGATTGATCTTCATGCTCAACTTGGCAATAg GTGGTCAAAAATAGCCTCTCATTTACCTGGAAGAACCGACAATGAAATCAAGAATCACTGGAATACGCACATCAAGAAGAAGCTGAAGAAAATGGGCATTGATCCAATCACTCATAAGCCACTCTCCACCATTACTATTGATCATACAAACATATTAGAACAAGAAAATCAACCAATTCAACAAGAAAAAGATCAAGATATATTATTGCCACATATGGATATTGAAAGTAGTCCAATTGATCAATCAGCTATTACTGAGATCAAATCAGAAGACGacgataacaacaacaacaacaacaataacactATGGCGACGAGTTGCGCGAATAATGTTGACTCAACCATAGTGGAAGTCAACAATAATGGCTTTTGTATTGATGAAGTTCCATTGATTGAGCCCCATGAGATTTTAGTCCAAGAATCAACTCCATCAACATCATCATCTTcattttcatcatcatcatcatccaaCATTCTTGAAGATTTGAAGTTTTTGCCAAGCTTTGATGAATGGCCATTGatggaaaataataataatatgggATTTGGATGGGAAATGAACAATGATTTCAGTAGCACATTGGATTTCTTGCTTGAGGATGATAATAGTGACATGATGATCAATAATGTCACATTTGATGAATCTTGGAAGTTTGAGCAACTCCTGTGA